In one window of Saccharomyces paradoxus chromosome VII, complete sequence DNA:
- a CDS encoding uncharacterized protein (similar to YGR117C) produces the protein MPKKGPDFEQTGDSEKQKSGKSTMGENSTSRLYTNLLIANYLKRNGLEDSLTAFIRETALPLSALEKTKSSYSNVGEIPLEDLQSVIEDRIYYKKLSFEDRLKNLSINDDLAPIDNAKYGIQSWNYSLKFSIDVKLNEALPKDTLFISTTFTEDGKYLLLSSATGDLVAYDIRKATSKSFKINEKVKSIVKLCGSIGSSGYHYVCPMNGSFYLLNKNFEVIPNGVWKIHARMITHIKICNVTESSWFIITSGMDNFLRLSLLEIKDGSPFFTQLSEIKLASNCTSLNVIANGGNSGRRNSFSVFLTRAEFTHIACYSIIDAKNLVHSYNIALNNAEFSTYAFNIRDVIVVDFVHSNNEDTVKLTPSTMLVVATSHKPYMRLVLVEIPMNIGYSMSMELGEVQTYYDKIIRNFATEICQDDFSLPILRKLDSSNGILVGNDEGIYSVDLMTGDSRLLNIPNKANFLHNRIKCMDVSRDQMRVVAGTSTKSIYIIKVIKNVY, from the coding sequence atgccaaaaaaaggaCCTGATTTCGAACAAACAGGTGACAGCGAGAAACAAAAGTCCGGTAAGAGCACCATGGGTGAAAATTCTACGTCTAGGCTTTACACTAATCTATTGATTGCCAATTATCTCAAGCGTAACGGTTTAGAAGACTCACTGACTGCATTCATAAGGGAGACAGCGCTACCACTCTCCGCCTTAGAAAAGACTAAAAGTTCATATAGTAATGTTGGTGAGATACCACTAGAAGACCTACAGAGCGTTATTGAAGATAGGATTTACTACAAAAAACTATCATTCGAAGATAGGCtaaaaaatctttcaataaACGATGATTTAGCCCCAATTGACAATGCTAAATATGGAATCCAATCTTGGAACTATagtttgaaattttctattgatGTTAAATTGAACGAAGCCTTACCCAAAGATACGTTGTTTATTAGCACAACCTTTACAGAAGACGGCAAGTATTTATTACTGTCGTCAGCTACTGGAGATTTAGTAGCCTACGACATTAGGAAAGCGACGTCGAAGTCATTtaaaattaatgaaaaagttaagAGCATTGTCAAGCTGTGCGGATCTATTGGCAGTTCCGGTTACCACTACGTCTGCCCAATGAACGGAAGCTTCTACTTGCTAAATAAGAATTTTGAAGTGATTCCCAACGGGGTATGGAAAATTCATGCGAGAATGATTACGCATATAAAGATCTGCAATGTTACGGAGTCGTCTTGGTTTATTATTACTAGTGGGATGGATAATTTCTTGCGTCTGAGTTTGTTGGAGATAAAAGACGGGAGCCCTTTTTTCACACAACTTTCTGAAATAAAGCTAGCTTCCAATTGTACGTCGTTGAATGTTATCGCCAACGGTGGTAACAGTGGTCGTCGTAACAGTTTTTCGGTGTTTCTTACCAGAGCGGAATTCACTCATATAGCATGTTACTCAATTATAGATGCAAAAAATCTTGTTCATTCATACAACATTGCCTTGAACAATGCAGAATTTAGCACGTACGCTTTCAACATTCGAGATGTAATAGTAGTAGATTTTGTTCATTCTAATAATGAAGATACGGTAAAATTAACGCCCAGTACCATGCTAGTGGTGGCCACGTCACATAAACCCTACATGAGATTGGTTTTAGTAGAAATACCTATGAATATAGGCTATTCAATGTCGATGGAATTGGGTGAGGTTCAGACTTACTACGATAAAATTATAAGAAATTTTGCTACAGAAATATGTCAAGATGATTTCTCGTTACCAATTCTCCGGAAGTTGGACTCTTCTAATGGTATATTGGTAGGAAATGATGAAGGTATCTACAGTGTTGATTTGATGACTGGTGATTCCAGACTTTTAAATATTCCGAATAAGGCGAACTTTTTGCATAATAGGATAAAATGTATGGATGTGAGTAGGGACCAAATGAGGGTTGTCGCTGGAACGTCTACGAAGTCAATTTACATCATAAAAGTAATTAAAAATGTATACTAG
- the RPS23A gene encoding 40S ribosomal protein uS12 (Ribosomal protein 28 (rp28) of the small (40S) ribosomal subunit~similar to YGR118W), with product MGKGKPRGLNSARKLRVHRRNNRWAENNYKKRLLGTAFKSSPFGGSSHAKGIVLEKLGIESKQPNSAIRKCVRVQLIKNGKKVTAFVPNDGCLNFVDENDEVLLAGFGRKGKAKGDIPGVRFKVVKVSGVSLLALWKEKKEKPRS from the exons ATGGGTAAAGGTAAACCAAGAGGTTTGAACTCTGCTAGAAAGTTACGTGTCCACAGAAGAAACAA CCGTTGGGCCGAAAACAACTATAAGAAGAGATTGTTGGGTACTGCCTTCAAGTCTTCTCCATTCGGTGGTTCTTCTCACGCCAAGGGTATCGTCTTAGAAAAGTTGGGTATTGAATCCAAGCAACCTAACTCTGCTATCAGAAAGTGTGTTAGAGTTCAATTAATTAAGAACGGTAAGAAAGTTACTGCTTTCGTCCCTAACGATGGTTGTTTAAACtttgttgatgaaaatgacgAAGTTTTGCTAGCAGGTTTCGGTAGAAAGGGTAAGGCTAAGGGTGATATTCCAGGTGTTAGATTCAAGGTCGTTAAGGTCTCTGGTGTCTCCTTGTTGGCTTTgtggaaagaaaagaaggaaaagccAAGATCATAA
- the NUP57 gene encoding FG-nucleoporin NUP57 (FG-nucleoporin component of central core of the nuclear pore complex~similar to YGR119C), which translates to MFGFGGSNNGFGNKPAGSTGFSFGQNNNTNTQPSGSGFSFGGSQPNSGATATSGFGANQTTNTFGSNQQNSTGGGLFGNKPALGSLGSSSTNASGTTATGTGLFGQQTAQPQQSTTGGGLFGSKPTTTTGGLFGSTAQNNSTTGGGLFGNKIGSTGSLMGSTSTQNTSNMNGGGLFGAKPQNTTPATGGLFGSKPQGPTASGGMFGSGTQNNNTLGGGGLFGQSQQPQTSTMPGFGNTVSTQPSFAWSKPSTGSNLQQQQQQQQFQVPLQQTQAIAQQQQQLSNYPQQIQEQVLKCKESWDPNTTKTKLRAFVYNKVNETEAILYTKPGQVLQEEWDQAMEKKPSPQTIPIQIYGFEGLNQRNQVQTENVAQARIILNHILEKSTQLQQKHELDTASRILKAQSRNVEIEKRILKLGTQLAILKNRGLPLGIAEEKMWSQFQTLLQRSEDPAGLGKTNELWARLAILKERAKNISSQLDSKLMVFNDDAKNQDSMSQGTGEESNDRINKIVEILTNQQRGITYLNEVLEKDAVIVKEYKNKT; encoded by the coding sequence ATGTTTGGTTTCGGCGGTAGTAATAACGGATTCGGAAACAAACCGGCTGGTTCGACCggtttttcatttggacagaataataatacaaatACTCAACCTTCAGGTTCAGGATTTAGCTTTGGAGGTAGCCAGCCAAATTCTGGTGCGACTGCGACCAGTGGGTTTGGTGCCAATCAGACCACGAATACTTTTGGAAGTAACCAACAAAATAGTACAGGAGGAGGTCTTTTCGGTAATAAGCCAGCCCTCGGTAGCTTGGGGAGTTCAAGCACCAACGCTTCAGGAACTACAGCTACTGGAACAGGTTTATTTGGCCAGCAAACAGCTCAACCTCAGCAATCCACCACTGGAGGAGGACTATTTGGAAGCAAGCCAACTACCACAACCGGAGGTCTCTTCGGCAGCACTGCACAAAATAATAGTACTACAGGCGGGGGGTTATTTGGTAATAAAATCGGGTCCACTGGCTCACTGATGGGCAGCACTAGTACGCAAAACACATCTAACATGAATGGTGGTGGACTTTTTGGCGCCAAACCTCAAAATACTACACCGGCTACGGGAGGCTTATTTGGTAGTAAGCCGCAGGGACCAACAGCTAGTGGTGGGATGTTTGGAAGCGGCACCCAGAATAACAATACCCTTGGCGGAGGTGGCCTTTTCGGCCAATCCCAGCAGCCTCAAACAAGCACTATGCCTGGATTCGGAAATACAGTGTCCACGCAACCATCATTTGCCTGGTCTAAGCCTTCAACTGGATCTAATTtacagcaacagcaacagcaacagcaattTCAGGTACCGTTACAACAAACGCAAGCAATTGctcaacagcagcagcagcttTCTAATTATCCCCAGCAGATTCAAGAACAGGTGTTGAAATGTAAAGAATCGTGGGATCCAAACACaacgaaaacaaaactgAGAGCATTTGTATACAATAAAGTGAATGAAACAGAAGCTATTCTATATACCAAACCAGGACAAGTACTTCAAGAAGAGTGGGATCAAgcaatggaaaagaaacctTCCCCTCAGACAATCCCTATTCAAATATATGGATTTGAAGGCTTAAATCAACGCAATCAAGTACAAACTGAAAATGTCGCACAAGCTAGAATTATCTTGAATCATATTTTGGAGAAGTCCACACAGTTGCAACAAAAGCATGAATTGGACACCGCATCCAGAATTTTGAAGGCACAATCAAGGAATGtagaaattgaaaagagaatcTTAAAACTGGGCACACAGTTGGCAATCCTGAAAAATAGGGGACTGCCATTGGGTATTGCAGAAGAGAAAATGTGGTCACAATTCCAAACTCTACTTCAGCGGAGTGAAGATCCTGCAGGTTTGGGTAAGACCAACGAACTGTGGGCACGTTTGGCTATCCTAAAAGAACGTgctaaaaatatttctagCCAACTAGATAGTAAACTAATGGTTTTCAATGACGATGCCAAAAACCAAGACAGCATGTCCCAAGGCACCGGTGAAGAATCTAATGATCGTATTAATAAGATAGTGGAGATTCTGACGAACCAACAGCGGGGTATAACATACTTGAATGAGGTTTTAGAGAAGGATGCTGTAATTGttaaagaatataaaaataagacGTAA
- the COG2 gene encoding Golgi transport complex subunit COG2 (Essential component of the conserved oligomeric Golgi complex~similar to YGR120C): MDFMNDDELDLDLPVTAEISKELFATEIEKYRESENNGADVANFDVDKFLVQKNFHYLPLDSLIRDLSGLSQKMVQTLLEQIRSNYDDYLIFSSTYTDDQNETLMNLEKTQSDLQKFMTQLDHLIQDDISNIQEIIKDVLEYLKKLDEIYGSLRNHSQITEALLLGKKLSKSLHEMCGIEPLEEEICSGLIEQLYSLITASRRILESFVDSNSPYIRHLRNDYQDLLQEFQISLKILTEKCLENPSSLQILSMTLVSIIKPA, encoded by the coding sequence ATGGACTTTATGAACGATGATGAACTAGACCTAGATTTACCAGTAACTGCAGAAATATCCAAGGAGCTGTTCGCAACAGAAATAGAGAAGTACCGTGAGTCTGAGAATAATGGGGCCGATGTTGCTAACTTTGATGTTGATAAGTTTTTAGTgcagaaaaatttccattACCTTCCGCTTGATTCACTTATTAGAGATCTATCTGGACTTTCACAGAAAATGGTACAAACATTATTAGAACAAATAAGAAGTAACTACGATGATTACCTGATTTTCTCCAGTACCTATACAGATGACCAAAATGAAACTCTAATGAATTTAGAGAAGACACAAAGCgatcttcaaaaatttatgaCCCAGTTAGATCATTTGATACAGGATGACATCAGCAATATACAAGAAATCATAAAGGATGTCTTGGAATACTTAAAGAAGTTGGATGAAATTTATGGCTCTCTACGTAATCATTCACAAATAACAGAAGCGCTCTTACTCGGGAAAAAGTTAAGTAAATCTCTTCATGAAATGTGCGGTATAGAACcactagaagaagaaatatgcTCTGGCCTGATTGAGCAATTGTATAGTTTGATTACAGCATCACGTCGAATATTGGAGTCCTTTGTTGATTCGAATTCGCCTTATATCCGTCATCTGCGCAATGATTATCAAGACCTTCTAcaagaatttcaaatatcatTGAAGATCTTAACCGAAAAGTGTCTTGAAAACCCATCAAGCCTGCAAATCCTATCTATGACATTAGTCTCCATTATAAAACCGGCATAG
- the MEP1 gene encoding ammonium permease MEP1 (Ammonium permease~similar to YGR121C): protein MESRSTGPLTTETYDGPTVAFMILGAALVFFMVPGLGFLYSGLARRKSALALIWVVLMATLVGILQWYFWGYSLAFSKSAPNNKFIGNLDSFGFRNVYGKKFDEDVYPELAYATFQMMFSCVNLSIIAGATAERGRLLPHMVFLFILATIGYCPVTYWIWSPGGWAYQWGVLDWAGGGNIEILSAVSGFVYSWFLGKRNEKLLINFRPHNVSLVTLGTSILWFGWLLFNSASSLSPNLRSVYAFMNTCLSAITGGMTWCLLDYRSEKKWSTVGLCSGIISGLVAATPSSGCITLYGSLIQGIVAGVVCNFATKLKYYAKVDDAMDILAEHGVAGVIGLIFNALFGADWVIGMDGTTEHEGGWVTHNYKQMYKQIAYIAASIGYTATVTAIICFVLGYIPGMKLRISEEAEEVGMDEDQIGEFAYDYVEVRRDYYLWGVEEDSQRSDVNHRVNNAHLAAQRSSSATNSSSDGNEEMIQSEKVAPIHQEKPAGR from the coding sequence ATGGAGAGTCGATCTACAGGGCCTTTAACGACAGAGACTTACGATGGCCCTACTGTGGCCTTCATGATTTTAGGTGCCGCCTTGGTATTTTTTATGGTACCTGGACTGGGCTTCTTGTACTCCGGATTGGCAAGAAGGAAGTCTGCATTAGCATTAATTTGGGTTGTATTAATGGCGACCTTGGTGGGTATATTGCAGTGGTATTTCTGGGGTTACTCTTTGGCCTTTTCCAAGTCCGCTCCGAATAATAAATTCATCGGGAATCTGGATTCATTTGGGTTTAGAAATGTATACGGGAAGAAGTTCGATGAGGATGTGTATCCTGAGCTCGCGTATGCAACCTTCCAAATGATGTTTTCCTGTGTCAATTTGAGTATTATCGCCGGCGCCACTGCCGAAAGAGGCAGGCTGCTACCGCACATGgttttcctctttattCTAGCTACCATTGGCTATTGTCCAGTGACGTATTGGATTTGGTCACCAGGTGGTTGGGCATACCAATGGGGGGTCCTAGATTGGGCAGGCGGCGGGAACATTGAAATCCTAAGCGCTGTTTCCGGGTTCGTTTATTCTTGGTTTTTGggtaaaagaaatgaaaagttgCTAATAAATTTCAGGCCCCATAATGTGTCGTTGGTCACTTTGGGTACGTCCATACTGTGGTTTGGCTGGCTGCTATTTAATTCggcatcatcattatctcCAAACTTGCGGTCAGTTTATGCATTTATGAACACGTGCCTCAGCGCAATTACTGGTGGAATGACCTGGTGTCTTCTGGATTACAGatcagaaaagaaatggtcGACAGTCGGCCTGTGTTCCGGTATCATTTCTGGACTAGTAGCTGCAACGCCAAGCTCAGGCTGTATAACCCTTTATGGTTCACTTATTCAAGGCATCGTGGCAGGGGTTGTGTGTAACTTTGCAACGAAGTTGAAATATTACGCCAAAGTAGATGACGCCATGGATATTCTAGCTGAGCACGGAGTCGCAGGCGTAATAGGACTAATTTTCAATGCCCTTTTCGGGGCAGACTGGGTCATCGGTATGGATGGTACTACAGAGCATGAGGGTGGCTGGGTAACTCACAATTATAAGCAAATGTATAAACAAATTGCTTACATTGCCGCATCGATTGGGTACACTGCCACTGTAACGGCGATAATTTGCTTTGTGCTTGGGTACATCCCTGGTATGAAGTTAAGAATATCTGAGGAGGCAGAGGAGGTGGGTATGGATGAAGACCAAATAGGTGAATTTGCATACGATTATGTGGAGGTGAGAAGAGACTACTATCTATGGGGCGTAGAAGAAGATTCTCAACGTTCTGATGTAAATCATCGAGTGAACAACGCTCATTTGGCAGCTCAACGCAGCAGCAGTGCTACTAATAGTTCCTCGGACGggaatgaagaaatgattCAATCCGAAAAGGTCGCACCAattcatcaagaaaaaccTGCCGGTAGGTAA
- a CDS encoding uncharacterized protein (Protein that may be involved in pH regulation~similar to YGR122W), whose product MLENPTSTKILPYKLSNSTKIITAIPDDLIILRNNCINSLNCSSSKLDRVVCIDTWLKYTNGLLTYRYEVDNAAALIEEEIAIALINVAVFYQDIGIETLHRAYESSQASNNLWTTSGTYLKRGLGLICFLRKSFQINTINDGRKIQVLNLINQLSLEFQLLQQLGIIILALSKLRSKVSKDAVADLEPQELEELGKSSVFYAKLCIGSYNTASQCQGGRIVDVLFIKYLQSLTYLFLSINQYNIDECGIAIGMLQESIKKLLNIVPNSQLKELDILSSTDTTKKRDLIKMSFKRKLHGSTLKNQRMFEKKVPFSSKACMMPLLKSSLDDFIIPLTVLLRYRYQRTNENYSFKPVETDVAKLNELFPRGRSSDIEGTVWSFQGGHLTFENSNDATHNCGDYF is encoded by the coding sequence ATGCTTGAAAATCCCACGTCTACAAAGATACTTCCCTATAAGTTGTCTAACAGtaccaaaataataactgCCATACCTGATGATTTGATTATATTGCGGAATAATTGCATAAATTCACTGAACTGCTCCTCGTCCAAACTTGACAGGGTCGTTTGTATAGATACCTGGCTGAAATACACCAACGGTTTGTTAACCTACAGATACGAGGTTGATAATGCCGCGGCCCTCATTGAAGAGGAGATAGCGATTGCGTTGATCAACGTGGCCGTATTTTATCAGGACATCGGAATTGAAACTTTGCACAGGGCATATGAATCTTCGCAAGCGTCAAATAACTTATGGACAACAAGCGGGACTTATTTGAAGAGAGGCCTAGGCTTAATCTGCTTTCTCAGGAAGAGCTTTCAAATAAACACGATCAATGATGGCAGGAAGATACAGGTTCTCAACCTCATCAACCAGCTGTCTTTAGAGTTTCAATTGTTGCAACAGCTAGGGATTATCATTTTAGCACTGTCTAAACTGAGGTCAAAAGTTAGCAAGGATGCTGTTGCGGATCTTGAGCCTCAAGAATTGGAAGAGCTGGGCAAGTCCAGTGTCTTTTACGCTAAGCTTTGTATTGGATCATATAATACCGCATCGCAATGCCAAGGTGGTCGTATAGTGGACGTATTGTTcataaaatatttacagAGTTTGACCTATCTCTTCCTATCAATTAACCAATACAATATTGATGAGTGCGGGATTGCCATCGGGATGCTCCAAGAATCGATCAAAAAACTATTAAATATAGTACCCAACTCACAGCTTAAAGAATTGGACATTTTATCCTCAACCGATACTACAAAGAAGAGGGATCTGATAAAGATGTCGTTTAAAAGGAAATTACATGGGtccactttgaaaaatcaacgtatgtttgaaaagaaagtaccattttcatccaAGGCGTGTATGATGCCGTTGCTGAAGTCTTCATTGGATGACTTCATTATCCCACTGACGGTATTACTAAGATACAGATACCAGAGGACCAATGAGAATTATTCGTTCAAACCAGTTGAAACCGACGTTGCAAAATTGAATGAGCTTTTCCCCAGAGGAAGATCATCTGATATTGAAGGTACTGTGTGGAGTTTCCAAGGTGGACACCTTACATTTGAAAACTCGAACGACGCAACCCATAATTGCGGTGATTATTTTTGA
- the PPT1 gene encoding protein serine/threonine phosphatase (Protein serine/threonine phosphatase~similar to YGR123C) produces the protein MSTSTAADRAKALERKNEGNVFVKEKHFLKAIEKYTEAIDLDPTQSIYFSNRAFAHFKVDNFQSALNDCDEAIKLDPKNIKAYHRRALSCMALLEFKKAKKDLNVLLKAKPNDPAATKALLTCDRFIREERFRKAIGGGENETRVSLCQTLNLSSFDANADLANYEGPMLEFEQLYDDKNTFKGAKIKNMSQGFISKMVNDLFLKAKFLPKKYVAAIISHADTLFRQEPSMVELENNSTPDVKITVCGDTHGQFYDVLNLFRKFGKVSPKHTYLFNGDFVDRGSWSCEVALLFYCLKILYPKNFFLNRGNHESDNMNKIYGFEDECKYKYSQRIFNMFSQSFESLPLATLINNDYLVMHGGLPSDASATLSDFKNINRFAQPPRDGAFMELLWADPQEVNGMGPSQRGLGHAFGPDITEKFLKNNKLRKIFRSHELRMGGVQFEQKGNLMTVFSAPNYCDSQGNLGGVIHVVPGNGVLQAGRNDDENLIIETFEAVEHPDIKPMAYSNGGFGL, from the coding sequence ATGTCAACCTCCACAGCAGCAGACCGTGCCAAGGCACTTGAAAGGAAGAATGAAGGAAATGTTtttgtaaaagaaaagcattttttaaaggccattgaaaaatatacagAGGCAATCGATTTAGATCCTACACAgtctatttatttttcaaacagaGCATTTGCTCACTTTAAGGTAGATAACTTTCAAAGCGCTTTGAATGATTGTGATGAAGCCATTAAATTGGATCctaaaaatatcaaagcTTATCATAGACGTGCGTTATCTTGTATGGCTCTGTTAGAATTTAAGAAGGCTaagaaagatttgaatGTGCTTTTAAAGGCGAAGCCTAACGACCCGGCTGCTACTAAGGCATTGCTTACATGTGATAGGTTTAttagagaagaaagattCAGAAAAGCTATTGGAGGTGgagaaaatgaaactaGGGTCAGTTTGTGTCAAACTTTGAACTTGAGTTCATTTGACGCTAATGCAGATTTAGCCAACTATGAAGGTCCAATGTTAGAATTCGAACAGTTATATGATGATAAGAATACCTTTAAAGGTGCAAAGATCAAGAATATGTCTCAAGGGtttatttccaaaatggTTAACGATCTTTTCCTAAAGGCAAAATTTCTACCAAAAAAGTATGTCGCAGCTATTATCTCTCATGCTGATACCTTATTTCGTCAAGAGCCTTCTATGGTAGAGTTAGAGAATAACTCTACCCCTGATGTTAAAATAACAGTATGTGGTGATACACATGGCCAATTTTACGATGTTTTGAATCTATTTCGAAAGTTTGGTAAAGTAAGTCCCAAGCACACCTACCTATTCAACGGTGATTTTGTCGACCGTGGTTCCTGGTCGTGCGAAGTGGCATTACTATTTTACTGTTTGAAAATACTATatccaaagaatttttttttgaacagaGGTAATCATGAGAGTGATAATATGAACAAAATCTATGGGTTTGAAGATGAATGTAAATACAAATATTCACAAAGGATATTTAATATGTTCTCACAAAGTTTTGAGAGTCTGCCATTGGCTACGTTAATCAATAATGATTACCTCGTAATGCATGGTGGTTTACCAAGTGATGCTTCAGCAACTTTATCCGATTTCAAGAATATTAATAGATTCGCTCAACCACCTAGGGATGGTGCCTTTATGGAACTCTTATGGGCGGATCCGCAAGAAGTAAACGGGATGGGTCCTTCCCAGCGTGGTTTAGGACATGCTTTTGGGCCCGACATTACAGAAAAATTCCTaaaaaacaacaagttGCGTAAGATTTTTAGATCTCATGAGCTAAGAATGGGCGGTGTACAATTCGAGCAGAAAGGTAATTTGATGACAGTTTTTAGTGCTCCAAACTATTGTGATAGTCAAGGTAATCTTGGAGGTGTTATTCATGTCGTTCCAGGCAATGGTGTTTTACAGGCTGGCAGGAATGATGATGAGAATCTAATAATTGAGACATTTGAAGCTGTTGAGCACCCAGATATAAAACCAATGGCTTATTCTAATGGTGGTTTTGGTTTATAA
- the ASN2 gene encoding asparagine synthase (glutamine-hydrolyzing) 2 (Asparagine synthetase~similar to YGR124W) codes for MCGIFAAFKHEDIHDFKPKALQLSKKIRHRGPDWSGNAVMNSTIFVHERLAIVGLDSGAQPITSADGEYMLGVNGEIYNHIQLREMCPGYKFQTFSDCEPIIPLYLEHDIDAPKYLDGMFAFCLYDSKKDRIVAARDPIGVVTLYMGRSSQSPETVYFASELKCLTDVCDSIISFPPGHVYDSETDKITRYFTPDWLDEKRIPSTPVDYHAIRHSLEKAVRKRLMAEVPYGVLLSGGLDSSLIAAIAARETEKANTDANEDTNVDEKQLAGIDDQGHLHTSGWSRLHSFAIGLPNAPDLQAARKVAKFIGSIHHEHTFTLQEGLDALDDVIYHLETYDVTTIRASTPMFLLSRKIKAQGVKMVLSGEGSDEIFGGYLYFAQAPSAAEFHTESVQRVKNLHLADCLRANKSTMAWGLEARVPFLDKDFLQLCMNIDPNEKMIKPKEGRIEKYILRKAFDTTDEPDVKPYLPEEILWRQKEQFSDGVGYSWIDGLRDTAERVISDTMFANPKADWGDDIPTTKEAYWYRLKFDAWFPQKTAADTVMRWVPKADWGCAEDPSGRYAKIHEKHVSA; via the coding sequence ATGTGTGGTATCTTTGCAGCCTTCAAGCATGAAGACATTCATGACTTCAAACCAAAAGCTCTACAACTatccaagaaaatcagACACCGTGGCCCAGATTGGTCAGGTAATGCCGTTATGAATTCGACCATCTTCGTTCATGAGAGGTTGGCTATTGTTGGTTTAGACTCTGGTGCCCAACCAATCACTTCAGCTGACGGTGAATATATGCTTGGTGTTAATGGTGAGATCTACAACCACATCCAACTAAGAGAGATGTGCCCTGGTTACAAGTTTCAAACTTTTAGTGACTGTGAACCCATCATACCATTATATTTGGAACATGACATCGACGCtccaaaatatttggaCGGTATGTTTGCATTTTGTCTATATGATTCCAAGAAAGACCGTATCGTTGCTGCAAGAGACCCTATCGGTGTTGTTACCTTATACATGGGGCGTTCTTCTCAGTCTCCAGAGACCGTTTACTTTGCCTCTGAATTAAAATGTTTAACCGACGTTTGTGACAGTATCATTTCATTCCCCCCTGGTCATGTCTACGATTCTGAAACCGACAAGATTACTCGTTACTTCACTCCAGACTGGTTGGATGAAAAGCGTATTCCATCTACCCCAGTTGATTACCATGCCATTAGACATAGTTTAGAAAAGGCCGTTAGAAAGAGATTAATGGCTGAAGTTCCATACGGTGTTCTTCTATCTGGTGGGCTGGACTCTTCTTTGATTGCTGCGATTGCTGCTCGTGAAACGGAGAAGGCCAATACTGATGCTAACGAAGACACCAATGTTGACGAAAAGCAACTTGCAGGTATTGATGACCAAGGCCATCTACACACGTCTGGTTGGTCGCGCTTGCATTCGTTTGCGATTGGTCTACCAAATGCACCTGATTTACAAGCGGCTAGAAAAGTCGCCAAATTCATTGGTTCTATCCATCATGAACACACTTTTACATTACAAGAGGGTTTGGATGCTTTGGACGACGTGATCTACCATTTGGAAACTTACGACGTTACTACCATCAGAGCTTCCACACCAATGTTCTTACTCTCTCGTAAGATTAAGGCTCAAGGTGTCAAAATGGTTCTTTCCGGTGAAGGCTCAGACGAAATATTTGGTGGTTATCTATACTTCGCACAAGCTCCTTCTGCGGCCGAATTTCACACCGAATCTGTGCAACGTGTTAAAAACTTACATTTGGCTGATTGTTTGAGGGCTAACAAATCCACCATGGCTTGGGGCCTAGAGGCCCGCGTTCCCTTCTTGGACAAAGACTTTTTGCAGCTATGTATGAATATTGATCCAAATGAAAAGATGATCAAACCAAAAGAAGGCCGTATCgaaaaatatattttaaGAAAGGCATTCGACACCACAGATGAACCAGATGTTAAGCCATACCTACCGGAAGAAATCTTATGGAGACAAAAGGAACAATTTTCCGACGGTGTTGGCTACTCATGGATTGACGGCCTAAGAGACACTGCTGAAAGAGTCATTTCAGACACCATGTTTGCCAATCCAAAGGCTGACTGGGGCGATGATATTCCAACTACTAAAGAGGCTTACTGGTACAGGCTGAAGTTTGACGCTTGGTTTCCTCAAAAGACCGCCGCCGACACCGTCATGAGATGGGTGCCCAAGGCCGATTGGGGTTGTGCCGAGGATCCTTCAGGTAGATACGCCAAAATACATGAAAAACACGTCAGTGCTTAA